From the genome of Cryptomeria japonica unplaced genomic scaffold, Sugi_1.0 HiC_scaffold_1643, whole genome shotgun sequence:
TAAGGGAGATGCTACCGAAAATAGGCATGCGTGATTGTGATTAGAAACTCAAGGATTGTCTGATGGATTCGATGGATCAAACTTCCAATCTATTATTATCTCTCGTgggcatgtttagaataattttatattatataagatattgttGGATCACTAGATGGGATAAAGAATCAAGTCGTACACCAAGTAGTTTTTGTTGTGGAATTCACAAGGAATAGAAACTATCCAAGTTGGAAATTAAGGCATAATTATATCCGTAGGTATCAAGAgaatatatcccttaagtttttgTATTACTCTATACGTGGATGATggattttgatgattaagatagactTGACTCACTAAATATGTTCATGCTTATTTAGAATCTTTACTTAATAGTAGATGTTCTTGCATGTTAGTGTAGTGATTGTACAAACAACTGAATAGTAGAAGAGGAGACATTTTTATTTGAGAGTCGACATGTACAGACATCGTTCATCATGTGCTTCATAAATTGGTGTAAATAATGCTCGCCTACAACCAAACAATGTCAGCCGTTTGACCAAATTTCACGACAACTGTATGCTTGTTGAAGTTACAAGAAGAGTTAGTAGTTGATTATAAAATTCCTATCCTAGAATGCTTGTAATGGAATAGTTTCTTGTGTTGTTCACTAGAGAATTAATTGTGTTTTGTTTCCAAAGCACTTATAAACCCAAAATAAAGGGTAGGTGGGCAATTGTGGAAGAAAGAGATATATTTCCCTTAAAAGTGTAGTGCTCGAGTATGATAGAAGGTATTGAAGTAGCCATGAAAAATAGGTGGTCTTGAGCCTTTGAGAATGTAGAGAAATTAATAGTTTCATTTCAATTTCTTATGTCTAGTGTGAAATTATCTTTGCATATTTTGTTATGTTACGTTTAATGGCAATGATGTCTTGTTTAGAATATATGTGCTAGTTATATCTGCATTGAAAACATAACGGGAGGTTGCATTCTTCAGTCATATTCAACTTTGAAATATACTGAGAGGCTGCATTTGCGAGTCGTATTTCAATTTTTGATATATAAACAAAGCATCATGATTGGAAACCTATAATATTACTTTTATGTTCGGTTATACGAGTTAACTATTCTATTATTATTACGAATGCTTTCTATTTTAATGTTCTAACATATGTTTAAACATACTCTTAGCTATGAGAATTCTATGTGAGAGAAAAACATCGATAAATATAAGAGTTCAAACTACAACTCAATATACGAATCTTTTTATAAGAAAcacttttataattatataaattaacactttgatatatatagataaaaatttatatatatggaTGAAAATATTCCTTAAATGGATGGAATACATTACGAGGAATATCAAAATGGATGGAAGACAGTAGCCACAGAAATAGAAACAGGAGAGGAGGAGGTAAATAGAGCTCTATTCTATTGGCATTCTACATTCACAATCCTCATAGCTTCGAATCGTGGCTCTTTGGCTTCATATTTCTGGTGGCTGTAAACCTGCATGTAGTCTCCAAACAGATACTCTGGATACTCTGGATAAACCGATAATTCATCACCGGTCTGAGCAGTAAGTTGAGATGCGGGATAAACCTTGGCATTATATGAGGGATTATAAAACGATGCCACTGAGAAACGGTTGCCATTCTTAGTGGGTAGAATGCGATGCCATGCGCTGGTGTATTTGCCGTTAGTGATGGCTTCCAACTGGTCCCCAATGTCAACAACTATTGCGTATGGAATGGGTTGCACGTCAACCCAAGTGCCATCATTGAGGACCTGCAAACCGGACACTTGATCGTCTTGGTATAAGAGAATGAGGCCACCTGCATCTGTGTGTGCACGGATGCCCTTGATGAGGTCCGGTCTAGGGCAAGGAGGATAATGGCTCACTTTGGTGCCGAAGAAGGGCTTCTCTCCTCCCGCAAATGCCTCTTTCAGGTACTCTTTCTCTAGCCCCAGATTCAAACTTATTACTTCCAACAGCTTTTCTGTCAATGAAAATATCTTGTTTCGAAACTCCTGGATAGTTTCCCTGAGAAAAATGCAATATAATGTCTTAGTATTTAGTTTTTCGATATCCAGAAACCAGAAACACTTGTATATAGATCATGCTCATATTAATTTTTTCTATTCTATATTTATAGAAACGTTTGAATTGTGCACAAAATAGTAGAGTAGTTGTACTTGAAATCACTGGGTTGGGAAGGCCATGAATTGGTCTCCTGCATCTCATGTATTTGAATAACATCTTCCCAATCAACGTTCTCGATCTTATCAGCGTTATCGCTGTCAAGAGCGTTGCTCAACAACCTTACAGGCAAAGAGGCATTGAAGCTCTGCTCTCTGTTAAGCTTGTAATGCTCCGAGCAAACTTTCTTTACACGGTCCATGAGTTCATGCTCTATGCCATGGTTCAAAAGCTGCAAACACAAAACGAAATCACTTCAACTCTGTTTTCTCTATAATTAGTAAGTTTTGCACATGAGAAAATATGATCAGTTGTGTTTTTCACCTGAAAGAAACCAGTACTCTCGCAGGCCTTGGCTATTTCAGCCATGATCACCTCTCTGTCTCCTCCGTCTATGTTTTTCATGTCAATCACTGGAACGCCCATTTTCCTTATAAATTTGCACTACAAATTCTCTTGAAAAGGAGTAGAAGAAACGGGCTGCTGGTTACTGGTCACTCCTTTTATGCAATGCTGTGGTGCGCGCAGCTCTTTATATAGATGCACATCAGGAAGGAATGTGACTGAGCCAAGCAATTAACATGAACACGATAGACGACTTACGTGGTCTGCGATGCCGCAGATTCAATGAATATGATAGACGACTTATCGTTATCGGCCTGGTCTGCGGATAAGTCTTGCATATAAACGTGAAATGAATTAAAACGTGTATCTTAACAACTGCGAGCGAAACAGAGATTAGGAGAGTATTTAGCTTTTCCAAAGAAACTGTTTATTCTTGGATTTTTGACGATCTGcttgtattttttaattataaagtcaATTTAACTCGTTTTGAAGATGACAATAGGTTTTTGAATAATTGATTACTACAGCGGGTGATAGGACTGATTAACCAATCGGATCAACAGAAACTGGGTAAGCAACGAAGTCGCTGCTGGCCCTGGAACCGGAACTTGTGTGGGCTCAGGAGATGCTGGCTAGTGAGATGGCTATGGTACTGGCCGTGCCTTTGCCTTCGTTCCTAGGTCTCAATCACGAACATCTGGATCTGGCTCACGAAGTGGtaagtgaatttaaattatttagAAAAATGACCAAGCAGTCTACGTTTTGAATATTTAACTCTTTATTGACAATGTCTTTTTTCTTTAACGCCGATTTAAGTTATTTAGAAGATAACACAGGAGCCTTATGTTCTGGACAGCCGATTAATTTAGCAAAACAGTAATAATTCTTCTTTtatctaagattagatttcttttctTTTAGATATATTTGAAAGGGAAGGCCTTAAATCTCTATGCTATCTTCAGGGGGTGGAAGTTAATCTAAATCATTTAAAAGATGACAAACGATTCCCATAATCTGAACAGATAACCCCAATAGTCACCACTCTTTAATACCATCACACCATCATCAAGGTGGAAGCGACTGAGCCACCCACCATTATGACAAGATGCTCCACTCTCACAAAAATATCTCCCAAACGATTCATAAGAAAAATGCCGATTTATCTTATGACAAACAATGGCTATAACTCCCAGCATTGACATTCACATTTATGTAACCTACCCTATTCAATATGGTTTTAATGCCAAAGGGTTGTAGCTCAATTGGTGAGGACGATGGTGTGTGATATAGAATCCATGCACCAAGGTTGAAATCCCCGGAGCCGCCTTCGCAACAGGTTCAATCCCTTATGGGCTGGATCCCACTGTACGTGGCTGCTTAGCCGAAAGCGACTTGTGGTTTAGATGTATGCTTACTCAAATCGTTGTAATATGCTATACAAAGGAAAACATGCCAACGTTGATGTATTCCTGActtgtttttataaaaaaaagtatGCTCTTAACAATATCTAGAGTATCCTAGAGAATAATAATAACCAAAtaatttaccaataaaaaaaaataataataactaaataattccTACCAAGATCCCATGGGTGTCCATTTTCCAATGTATGTCATTACAAAAATGTTAGAgaggtaaatattaaatatatgaaaatcaatatcctcaaaatcatTATCTAACCTAGGACATTGATTCAAAGACTACTTATGATCGATAGGAAAAGGAATAATCACCAAATTGCACTCGTGCATGTATGACCACTACAAAATGGCCTCCACATGCATACCATAactaagaaaaataaattattgaactCAATCTATATTGATTTCCATGTCTTGAGCATTTTAATCTTCTTGCGAATGTGCTATCGTTTATAACACTCTCTTGAAGGTT
Proteins encoded in this window:
- the LOC131057163 gene encoding 1-aminocyclopropane-1-carboxylate oxidase-like; its protein translation is MGVPVIDMKNIDGGDREVIMAEIAKACESTGFFQLLNHGIEHELMDRVKKVCSEHYKLNREQSFNASLPVRLLSNALDSDNADKIENVDWEDVIQIHEMQETNSWPSQPSDFKETIQEFRNKIFSLTEKLLEVISLNLGLEKEYLKEAFAGGEKPFFGTKVSHYPPCPRPDLIKGIRAHTDAGGLILLYQDDQVSGLQVLNDGTWVDVQPIPYAIVVDIGDQLEAITNGKYTSAWHRILPTKNGNRFSVASFYNPSYNAKVYPASQLTAQTGDELSVYPEYPEYLFGDYMQVYSHQKYEAKEPRFEAMRIVNVECQ